GCGTTCCCCGACGCTGCCCAGAGCGATTCGGGAGGCCTCTCCGCGCGATTCGGGGCATCCGAGCGACTCGACGGCTTCCGTCACGCCTTCCCCGAGATGACCCACCGTCACGTGCGGCCGGAAACGGCTCAACACCCACGGAAATCCATATTTCATGATATAGACGCACTCTTCTTTTGTGAAGCGTTCCTGGTCCTCGAGAAATTTCTCGCGGATCGCCCCGCGCCTCAGAACGTTCAACGCCGTGACGACGCGCTCGTGGAGCCGCAGAAGAGGTTCGTCCGCGACGACCTTCCAGAAGATGTAGCCGTCTCTGGAGGTTTCGATCTCGCGAAGAACGATGGAAAACGGGGCCGTTTCCGCCGCGACGGCATCCAGTTCGCGAGCGACGGACGCCCGCTCGGCCTCCGGGAACAATCCCATATACAGGGTGATATGCGGAATCCTGCCCGCTTCGAAATCGACGCCGCCGCCGGCCGAAGAGACGACGAGCCGGTTCAGCGCGCGGGCCTGTTCCAGCGCCTCGTCGGGCAGTTCCAGATAGACGTCGAGATACGCGAGTCGGGTTTCCATCCGTTTTCGTTGGGCTCGCCGGCCGGGGCCGGTCAGCGTCCGTGCAGAAATTTCGCCTCGACCCAGGCGTGATACATGTCCATGATGTTCAGCAGCGGCTGGATGCCGCAATAGAAGACGAAAATGAATGCCACGCACAGATACGGGCCGAAGGGAATCATGTGCGTGAGCGGCTTGTACTGACGATGATACCGAATCTTCTGGTAGATGATGCTGCCGACGCCGCCGATGGTTCCGAGGAGACTGGCGAGGACGACGATGGCGATGACCGGCTTCCAGCCCATCCAGGCGCCGAACGCGGCGAGCAGTTTCACGTCGCCGCCCCCCATGCCCTCCTTCTTCAGGATCTTCCAGGCGAGCCAGCCGAGCGCCCACAGGAACCCGCCCCCGAGGAGAAAGCCGAGGATGCTGTCGGTGAGCGTCACGTAGTATTGGGGCGGCTGTTTCCCGAGCGGCGACGTCCAGACCCAGCAGGCCAGGGCATAGGCCAGCCCCGCCCAGCTGCCGTTGATCGACAGCTTGTCGGGGATGATCAGGAACCTGACGTCGACGACCGTGATGATCATGCACGAAACGCCGAAGACCCAGGAAAGAACGGCTTTCGTGCCGATTCCCCAGATGCCGACGGAAAGGCCGGCCAGCGCCGCAGAGAAGGCCAGGTAGGCCAGGTCCTGGTTTTTCCCGGCGTTCACGCAGCCCCGACGCAAGCCGCCGGGGCAGACGTGGCATTTCGTGTAGTCCTCGAGCAGATCCTCGTGGCCGGGCCAGGAACGTATAGCCCATGATATACGAGGTCCGGCGGCCGCGCCGAGGATCACGGCGGCCACCACGCTCAGAATGTCGGGAAGAGACACGCCTGATCAGCCCTCGCCCCGGGGAATCCAGCCGTTGCGGGCGAAAATCTTGCCGAGCAGTTTGAACGTGAGTTTCGCCGCCAGGAAATCGCCCGCGATCTGTCCGGGGATCGGGCAGAGTTCCATGACGTCGAAGCCGACGACGTTCTTCTTCGCCACGACCGCGTCGAGCAGTTGAAGGACCGGATACCAGAGCAGGCCGCCCGGTTCCGGCGTTCCGACGGCGGGCATGATCGAGGGGTCGAACACGTCGAGATCGATCGTTATATAGACATGCTTTTTTAACCGGTCGACGACTCTCGGGATCCAGGTCTCGGCCGGTCCCTGCAGATCGTGGGCCCAGAAGATGCCGTCGTGACGAGCCTCGCGGACGAATTCCATCTCGCCGGACGAGATGTTCCGGATGCCGACCTGGGTCAGTTCGGCGAGATCGTAGACGCGGCGCATGACGGACGCATGGTTGTAAGGCGTGTTCTCGAACGCATCCCGCAGATCCGCGTGGGCGTCGAGCTGGAGAACGCTGAACTCCTCGCCGTATTTCTTCCTGAGCGCGCGTACCGGGCCGGTCGAGATGCTGTGCTCGCCGCCGAGAACGACGGGGAGTTTGTGGTCGGCGCAGATGGCCGCGACGGCCGATTCCACGTTCTTGATCGTCGCCTGCGGGCCGGACATGTCGGGTTCGAGTTCGGGCAGGGTGCAGACGCCCGCATTGAGAGGCTCGCAGTCGAGTTCCAGATCGTACAGTTCGACGTTTCGCGAGGCCATGAGCAGGGCGGCCGGACCTTCGCGGGTGCCCGCGCGGTAGGACGTGGTGCTGTCGTACGGCACGGGAAGAATGACGGCGTGGGCGTTTTCATAGCGGGCTTCGTCGGCCGGCAGACCGAGGAAGTTGTAACCGCCGCGGAAATGCAGTTTATCGAGTGACATGCAGCCTCCGTGGTGGAAGATTCACGGGTGCCATCATACCACAGGATGTGACGAATCACGGAGACGCGACGCTCTGGATGGTTACCATTCTTCTGACGACTCAATTTCTATGAGATATTAAGCAAGGGGTATTTCATGACCGATAATCAAGTGGTCCCTCAGAAAAGAGGATATGTCTGAACGGAAACAATCGTAGAGGATTTCCGGGGATCGATGTCCAACCCCAAAAATATTTTCTTGACTTTCATGAAATACGCAAATATACTCTCGGACCAAGGTGTAAGACCTGAAACACCAACCAGGTGCGCGGAAGGAGGTGCAACTGAAGTAGGTAGCCTGATAGGTGTGGTCCCAAGCCTGAGGGCGAAGAAGACAAGTAGAAGCGAGATCTTAAGGGTGCCAACGGAAAAACTGGAAGGGAACGTGGATACTTCAAGTGAAGCCGGAAACACCCCCAAAAGAGAACAAATCGAACGGATTCTTCCCCGCCAAGTGGTAAAAACTCCAAAAACCAAAATACCGAAAAGGGGAAAATCAATGAAACGCATTTCCATGCTTCTGGTTCTGGCCCTGGTGCTCAGCACCGTGGCCGCCAGTGCCAACCCGTTCTCCGATGTACCGTTCTCTCACTGGGCTTATGACGCGGTCAACAAGCTCGCCGCCAAGGGCATCCTTCAGGGCTATCCTGATGGCACCTACAAGGGCGAAAAGCACGTCACCCGCTACGCTCTCGCCATGGTCACCGCCAAGATGCTCGCCAATGTCGAGCAGATGCTCGAGAAGGGCATTGGCACGAACCTCGTCACCAAGTCCGACCTCCAGACCCTCGAGAAGCTCACCGTCGAGTTCGCTGACGAGCTGGCTCTTCTGGGCGTGAAAGTCACCGCTCTCGAAGACGACATGCAGGTCGTGAAGGAAGATGTCGCGACCCTGAAGAAGGACGTCGAGGGCATCAAGGACTACATGGCCAAGGGCGGTATGGAGAAGGTTAAGCTCTCCGGCGACATGCTCGTTCGCCACATGAGCATGATTACCGAGAAAGACGGCGTGAACCCCAGAGCCTACGCCTATGATGGCGTGAATGGGGCTTCCAATGACAATGCCAATACCCGCACTTACACTCAGCTTCGCTTCCAGTTCAAGGCCAACATCGACGAGAACGTCACCGCCGTTGCTCGCTGGAGCATGGTGAATGACAATGACTTCAGCGGCCGCTGGGGTTCGAATGGCGCTGGCGCTTCTTCCCTCAACAACGTTTCTAACAACGGAAACACTGATGGCGAGATTGACCTTGCTTACTTGAACATCAAAGACATGTTCCGCTTCGGTGGCGACTTCACCTTCGGCCGCAACTTCTACGCGACCGGTCACAGCCTCCTCCTCAGCGACTACGTCGACGCGATCAAGTATGCCAAGCGCACCGGCGATGTCGATGTGGCTCTGTATTGCATCTATGATCTCCACGCTGGCACCTATGCTGATTCCGCCGCCACTGACTTCCGCAACATCTGGGGCCTGACCCTCGGCACCAAGTATCGCGATCACGACCTGTATCTGAACCTTTGGGGCCAGGATGAGCCGAACACCGCGAACCGCGTGAGCCAGGCTCTTGCTGGTGTTAACATTGTTCCTATCGCCGCTGGTGTCAAGCCGGTTGCTGGTCAGAAGGACAGCGACAAGATGTTCGACGTTGAATTCGGCGGCAAGGGCCCCCTGGGCAAGAACGGTCACTGGGATTATGACCTGGGCTTCGCCTATACCGACTATCAGCTGGACATCGTGAACAACGCTGCTGGCACCCTGATCAGCCCCGAAATTCAGGGTTGGATGGGTCATGCCGCAATCAAGTGGGATTCCAAGAAAGAGTGGGCCGCGAAACTCGGTTACACCTTCGCTGATGACGAATCCAACGGCGCTATCGCCATCAACAACGATCACCGCTATGATGACGGTATCGAGACCCCCTACGAAGACATCAGCCGTGGCAACACCTATTTCCGCAACGGTCTGCTGAACATGAACGACATCAAGCTCCAGGTCGAGTATCGCCCCCGCAACACCAAGCATTACTTCCGCCTGGCTGGCGACCTCCTCGACGAGATGAAGGACACCGTGTCCAACGATCTCTCCCGCTTGGCTGCCGGTGACAATACCACCGCTGGTATCCTCACTACCCCCAAGACCGACACTCCGTATGATCGTTACAACAACTTCTTCGTCTCCGATCCGAAGGCGACCGTCCTGACCTTCGAGTATCGCTATCAGCTCGCTGAGAACACCCGCATCCGCGTTGGCTACACCGCCTTCGATATGTCTGGTGATTTCCAGAAGACGGTTCCGGCCGTCGCTGCTGGTCAGGGTAACTCGATTGTTAACGATCGGGATTACAACATGTTCTGGGCTGAACTCTACAGCCGCTTCTAATCCCATAGCTTAACCAGTCCTCAAAGAGCCCCGCGAAAGCGGGGCTCTTTCCTTACCCGGCAATCCGGGCGGTTCGCGAACCGCTCCCGCAACCCTCTCGACATGCTGAAAAGACAACGCACCACAGAGTCACAGAGACACAGAGAAATGAATTCTAAACTCTGTGTCTCCGTGACTTTGTGGTAAACCTGCTTTATTTCCCCAAGGCCATGGTTCATCTGATGGAAGAGTGAGCCACCGGAAAAACATTCCGGACGGCATTGACGATATACCTTATTGTGGTATATTCATCTTAATTGAGCCTGGGGGAAACCGTGTGGAATGTGTTGATTCCGAAGCGAATCGCGAAAGCCCTGGCGGATCTTCCTGAGACGGTGTTCTGCAACTTTCTGGCCCTTCTTCATTCGATACGCGCTTTAGGCCCTGTTCGAGGCGACTGGCCGAATTACGGCAAGCTCAGAACGGGAATTCATCATTGCCATATCCAAAAAGGGCACCCAACGTATGTCATGGTTTGGAAGACGACGGACAGAGAGAAAAAGATCGTAGAGGTGGTGTATGCTGGAACTCATGAAAAGGCAGATTACAAAAGGTTTCGTTGAACTTCATTTTCTCGTGCCGGAATTCCGGGCCGACGAAATCAAAAAGGTCATTGCCTGCCTGGGAGGCGTTTCGACAGATGACGATGCCGAACTCATTCCGTTAGAGAAGGCATTTCCGTCGATTCACCCGGGGATCACCCTCCGCGGATACAGGCAGCGCGACGGGCTCTCCCAGGTCGAGCTGGCCGAAAAAGTCGGCGCGCGCCAGAGCCACATTTCCGAAATCGAAAGCGGCCGCCGCCCCATCGGCAAACAACTCGCCCACAAACTGGCCGCCGTTTTCCACACCAGCTACAAACTCTTCCTTTAACCGAGCAAAATAACGAAAAAACAACGCACCACAGAGATACTCCGTTGAAAACCACTCGGTTTTCAGGAACGCATCCGCAGATGAAGGACAGATGAAAACCAGATGAGCAGCAGATAGGAGCGAACGCCTGGAGCTACCTTTTTTCGCCATGACCCGAAAACTCCAGGGAAAGAAGGTTTTCAGAATTTCATCTGCGAAATCTGCTTCATCAGCGTCATCTGCGGATTGGTTCTCAAAGTGAAACACACATACCAGTCACAGACACAGAGAAAGACCAGTTTTCAAAACTCTGTGTCTCGGTGTCTGTGGTGCGTTGTCTCCGAGTGATTGAATGGGATGTTGACAAAAAAATGCCGGGGCTTCTACCATGCAACAGGAATGTCCGATATGACTTTGGAGGAGACGAAACGATGAAGAAGTTTGCTCTCGGGTTGGCTGTGGCTTTCGCGATGACGGTTGCGCCGGCGTTTGCCGGGCTGATCGACCTGGTGCCGGCCGA
This genomic stretch from Candidatus Ozemobacteraceae bacterium harbors:
- a CDS encoding cytotoxic translational repressor of toxin-antitoxin stability system, with protein sequence MFCNFLALLHSIRALGPVRGDWPNYGKLRTGIHHCHIQKGHPTYVMVWKTTDREKKIVEVVYAGTHEKADYKRFR
- a CDS encoding A24 family peptidase, whose amino-acid sequence is MSLPDILSVVAAVILGAAAGPRISWAIRSWPGHEDLLEDYTKCHVCPGGLRRGCVNAGKNQDLAYLAFSAALAGLSVGIWGIGTKAVLSWVFGVSCMIITVVDVRFLIIPDKLSINGSWAGLAYALACWVWTSPLGKQPPQYYVTLTDSILGFLLGGGFLWALGWLAWKILKKEGMGGGDVKLLAAFGAWMGWKPVIAIVVLASLLGTIGGVGSIIYQKIRYHRQYKPLTHMIPFGPYLCVAFIFVFYCGIQPLLNIMDMYHAWVEAKFLHGR
- the speB gene encoding agmatinase — its product is MSLDKLHFRGGYNFLGLPADEARYENAHAVILPVPYDSTTSYRAGTREGPAALLMASRNVELYDLELDCEPLNAGVCTLPELEPDMSGPQATIKNVESAVAAICADHKLPVVLGGEHSISTGPVRALRKKYGEEFSVLQLDAHADLRDAFENTPYNHASVMRRVYDLAELTQVGIRNISSGEMEFVREARHDGIFWAHDLQGPAETWIPRVVDRLKKHVYITIDLDVFDPSIMPAVGTPEPGGLLWYPVLQLLDAVVAKKNVVGFDVMELCPIPGQIAGDFLAAKLTFKLLGKIFARNGWIPRGEG
- a CDS encoding 2'-5' RNA ligase family protein, coding for METRLAYLDVYLELPDEALEQARALNRLVVSSAGGGVDFEAGRIPHITLYMGLFPEAERASVARELDAVAAETAPFSIVLREIETSRDGYIFWKVVADEPLLRLHERVVTALNVLRRGAIREKFLEDQERFTKEECVYIMKYGFPWVLSRFRPHVTVGHLGEGVTEAVESLGCPESRGEASRIALGSVGERGVILETLGTFSLTGSR
- a CDS encoding S-layer homology domain-containing protein: MKRISMLLVLALVLSTVAASANPFSDVPFSHWAYDAVNKLAAKGILQGYPDGTYKGEKHVTRYALAMVTAKMLANVEQMLEKGIGTNLVTKSDLQTLEKLTVEFADELALLGVKVTALEDDMQVVKEDVATLKKDVEGIKDYMAKGGMEKVKLSGDMLVRHMSMITEKDGVNPRAYAYDGVNGASNDNANTRTYTQLRFQFKANIDENVTAVARWSMVNDNDFSGRWGSNGAGASSLNNVSNNGNTDGEIDLAYLNIKDMFRFGGDFTFGRNFYATGHSLLLSDYVDAIKYAKRTGDVDVALYCIYDLHAGTYADSAATDFRNIWGLTLGTKYRDHDLYLNLWGQDEPNTANRVSQALAGVNIVPIAAGVKPVAGQKDSDKMFDVEFGGKGPLGKNGHWDYDLGFAYTDYQLDIVNNAAGTLISPEIQGWMGHAAIKWDSKKEWAAKLGYTFADDESNGAIAINNDHRYDDGIETPYEDISRGNTYFRNGLLNMNDIKLQVEYRPRNTKHYFRLAGDLLDEMKDTVSNDLSRLAAGDNTTAGILTTPKTDTPYDRYNNFFVSDPKATVLTFEYRYQLAENTRIRVGYTAFDMSGDFQKTVPAVAAGQGNSIVNDRDYNMFWAELYSRF